One part of the Anopheles coustani chromosome 2, idAnoCousDA_361_x.2, whole genome shotgun sequence genome encodes these proteins:
- the LOC131263722 gene encoding venom acid phosphatase Acph-1, which yields MYYLSRRVLIMLTCSVLITTILFFTAYGVYGAPSSEEDLSTEDDGDFLNPSSRRVNFELKQVHVFFRHGQRTPADTYPNDPYVNNTFEPYDWGQLTNKGKLTIYEHIGQWLRNRYGRFVGETYRAANVHVQTTGVSRTQMSMQLVLAGLFPPENTPLQWNRRLNWQPIPYFSEPLSQDTLLLVRVSCPRYTETVNEVFKTPEIVALLDANKQLFTNLTNITGLKIATPDDVQSLFSTLKAESEYGLPLPAWTRKYYPENLLPLTKKSYALNVYTDEMKRLKGGPFLAKTLAEWEALIAKPTGANKKIFLYAGHDSTVVNILSAFKVWNENELPDYGVMGVLELYRDANTGKHGVVVGVKQLGQPLKRRTIPGCTEFCPIDQLKTVLQSIIPTNWKADCVAKHPDTVEPPPSGP from the exons ATGTACTATCTGAGCAGACGCGTGCTTATCATGTTAACGTGCAGTGTGCTGATCACGACGATTTTGTTCTTCACCGCCTACGGAGTTTACGGGGCTCCGTCGTCGGAAGAGGATCTGTCTACGGAAGACGATGGAGACTTCCTTAACCCTTCGTCCCGTCGGGTCAACTTCGAGCTGAAGCAGGTCCACGTG TTCTTCCGCCATGGACAACGGACACCGGCCGATACCTACCCCAATGATCCTTATGTCAACAACACATTTGAACCATATGACTGGGGCCAGCTAACAAAC AAAGGCAAATTGACGATCTATGAACACATTGGTCAATGGCTGCGCAATCGCTATGGGCGCTTCGTTGGAGAAACATACCGCGCAGCAAACGTTCATGTCCAGACAACCGGAGTATCGCGGACGCAGATGTCGATGCAACTCGTACTGGCTGGACTGTTCCCACCGGAGAATACACCGCTGCAATGGAACCGGCGGCTCAACTGGCAACCGATTCCATACTTTAGTGAACCGCTAAGTCAGGACACG TTACTTCTAGTGCGAGTGTCTTGTCCCCGTTATACGGAAACCgtgaatgaagtttttaaaacgCCCGAAATCGTTGCCCTGCTAGATGCTAACAAGCAATTGTTCACGAATCTCACCAACATCACTGGACTGAAAATTGCTACACCCGACGATGTGCAATCGCTCTTCAGCACACTTAAGGCGGAG tCGGAGTATGGACTTCCGCTTCCTGCCTGGACGAGAAAATACTACCCCGAAAATCTGCTCCCATTGACGAAAAAAAGCTACGCCCTGAATGTCTACACGGACGAGATGAAACGTCTAAAGGGTGGTCCCTTCCTGGCCAAGACTCTCGCCGAATGGGAAGCTCTGATAGCTAAGCCAACGGGTGCCAACAAGAAGATCTTCCTTTATGCCGGGCATGATTCGACGGTTGTGAATATTCTGTCGGCATTTAAAGTGTGGAACGAAAACGAGCTGCCCGACTACGGCGTGATGGGTGTCTTGGAGCTCTACCGGGATGCCAATACTGGCAAGCACGGTGTCGTCGTAGGTGTTAAACAGCTCGGTCAGCCATTAAAACGTCGCACTATACCGGGATGCACAGAGTTCTGCCCCATCGACCAGCTGAAAACAGTTCTGCAGAGTATCATACCGACCAACTGGAAGGCAGATTGTGTGGCTAAACATCCCGATACCGTTGAACCGCCACCATCGGGTCCTTAG
- the LOC131263727 gene encoding E3 SUMO-protein ligase NSE2-like isoform X1 yields the protein MNMFEANCRKVSDSLNNTVRLAAEYGDDSTKNVKLYTDLVERICEIESKITVHRKAMSEASREQFVDSFNKRYDAGMDKKKPQVRGQKRFKDFLQYAKPLLNPTLAGPSQEETIDDELIIEGDVGNLVDPITKRPLVIPVRNKQCNHVYEKSAIEEMLQMNRKTRCPVMGCAAQGFVQPQLLEVDVKLQQQLMQNRTLAIDKPPDKNVPLREG from the exons ATGAACATGTTTGAGGCGAACTGTCGCAAAGTTAGCGACAGTCTGAACAACACGGTTCGACTGGCAGCCGAGTATGGAGACGATT CTACTAAAAATGTTAAACTATACACCGATCTCGTGGAACGCATTTGCgaaattgaaagtaaaatcACCGTCCATCGGAAGGCTATGTCGGAAGCGTCTCGAGAGCAGTTTGTAGATAGTTTCAACAAG CGCTACGATGCTGGAATGGATAAAAAGAAACCTCAAGTACGAGGTCAAAAAAGATTCAAGGATTTTTTGCAGTACGCCAAACCGCTTCTAAATCCTACTCTGGCAGGACCTTCGCAGGAGGAAACAATAGACGATGAATTGATTATCGAAGGTGACGTAGGCAACTTGGTCGATCCAATTACAAAACGGCCACTCGTAATCCCAGTACGGAACAAGCAGTGCAATcatgtttatgaaaaaagtGCCATTGAAGAAATGCTACAAATGAACCGCAAGACCCGTTGCCCAGTGATGGGCTGCGCGGCTCAAGGTTTTGTTCAGCCACAACTTTTAGAAGTGGATGTTAAATTGCAGCAACAATTGATGCAAAACCGTACCTTAG CTATAGATAAACCACCCGATAAAAACGTGCCACTTCGTGAAGGCTAG
- the LOC131263714 gene encoding poly(A)-specific ribonuclease PARN-like isoform X2, whose protein sequence is MEITKKNFNDELPSIREAIQEASFFAMDCEFTGLASDRLIFPFDTPEEVYLKTIEASPQYIIVQFGLCAFRVEPPAEGDESKAPPRVTYKCYNFYCYPKGRTHVFSCQGESMRFLADNGFDFNKLFREGLSYASEADEQRFRAEVKERQAARAAVLQAAADENSTETDSKPTESDISMIPVPEENQQQVDDTDARISAFLQSEEKELIVGNGNAFQRKLIYQMIEQRYTGKVSTSTVTLEDNQKAIKVERKRTAEAEQAFEQERIAKENEELDSKVGLSLVLQELSKARKLIVGHNMLLDLLYILRQFFKPLPTDYKEFKKLTKEIFPIILDTKYLCTNAEIKVNVNSSVLAHVYDAVRQPPFSIPDVKPALPAHEYNVENGKQHEAGYDAYLTGMCFLGLVSRFEVDLQNPTKDPVLRKYLNRIFILRLADINYIYLNGSEPTHSRDHVFYVTFPETWRSNDLVAKFKPFGSVHLTWMDNTSAFVTLHNRTASSLVLKTIGYHTGFSIYSFAQFSQMKFTLELNEDETVRLVQLQQDQVSLEERVMQTDKKKKKKKLKSKK, encoded by the exons ATGGAAATCACCAAGAAAA ATTTCAACGATGAATTACCGTCCATTCGGGAGGCCATCCAGGAAGCGTCATTCTTTGCGATGGACTGCGAGTTTACCGGCTTAGCATCCGATCGTTTAATCTTTCCGTTCGATACTCCGGAGGAGGTGTATCTGAAGACAATCGAAGCTAGCCCTCAGTACATAATAGTCCAATTTGGTTTGTGCGCGTTCCGCGTCGAACCGCCGGCAGAGGGGGATGAGAGTAAGGCACCACCTCGAGTGACCTACAAATGCTACAATTTCTACTGCTACCCGAAAGGGCGCACGCATGTATTCAGCTGCCAGGGGGAAAGTATGCGATTTTTGGCGGACAATGGTTTCGATTTCAACAAACTGTTTCGCGAAGGCCTATCGTATGCTTCCGAAGCCGACGAGCAGCGTTTCCGTGCGGAAGTGAAAGAGCGTCAAGCAGCACGAGCGGCCGTGCTACAGGCGGCTGCCGATGAGAACTCTACCGAAACAGATTCGAAGCCAACAGAGTCGGACATCAGTATGATTCCGGTGCCGGAGGAAAATCAGCAGCAAGTGGACGATACTGATGCACGCATCAGCGCATTTTTACAGTCGGAGGAAAAGGAACTCATTGTAGGAAATGGCAATGCATTCCAGCGAAAACTCATATATCAGATGATTGAACAGCGTTACACGGGAAAAGTGTCCACTTCGACTGTAACGCTCGAGGACAACCAGAAAGCCATCAAGGTGGAACGGAAACGTACTGCTGAGGCAGAACAAGCCTTCGAACAAGAGCGAATAGCTAAGGAGAATGAGGAGTTGGATTCGAAGGTTGGCCTTTCCTTGGTACTGCAGGAGCTTTCGAAGGCACGCAAGCTCATTGTTGGTCATAACATGCTGCTGGATTTGCTGTACATTCTGAGACAGTTTTTCAAACCACTGCCAACTGACTACAAAGAGTTCAAGAAGCTGACAAAAGAAATATTCCCTAT aatACTGGACACTAAGTACCTGTGCACAAATGCAGAGATTAAAGTCAACGTAAATTCGTCCGTGCTAGCGCACGTGTACGATGCGGTTAGACAACCGCCGTTTTCCATTCCGGATGTAAAACCTGCACTGCCGGCCCACGAGTATAACGTGGAAAACGGTAAGCAGCATGAAGCTGGCTATGATGCGTATCTGACTGGAATGTGCTTCCTGGGACTTGTAAGCCGATTCGAAGTCGATCTGCAGAATCCCACGAAAGATCCCGTGttgagaaaatatttgaacAG AATTTTCATCTTACGGCTTGCAGACATTAATTACATATATCTTAATGGGAGCGAAC CTACACACTCCCGGGATCACGTGTTTTACGTAACCTTCCCAGAGACCTGGCGGTCGAACGACCTGGTTGCCAAGTTCAAACCCTTCGGATCTGTACACTTAACCTGGATGGATAACACGTCAGCGTTTGTCACGTTGCACAATCGCACTGCCTCGAGCTTGGTATTAAAAACCATCGGCTACCATACCGGATTTTCGATCTACAGTTTCGCTCAGTTCTCGCAGATGAAATT CACACTGGAGTTAAACGAGGACGAAACAGTTCGACTGGTGCAGTTGCAACAGGATCAAGTGAGCCTGGAGGAAAGAGTGATGCAAacggacaaaaaaaagaaaaagaagaagctaaaaagcaaaaagtaG
- the LOC131263720 gene encoding elongation factor 1-alpha, which translates to MGKEKTHINIVVIGHVDSGKSTTTGHLIYKCGGIDKRTIEKFEKEAQEMGKGSFKYAWVLDKLKAERERGITIDIALWKFETSKYYVTIIDAPGHRDFIKNMITGTSQADCAVLIVAAGTGEFEAGISKNGQTREHALLAFTLGVKQLIVGVNKMDSTEPPYSEARFEEIKKEVSSYIKKIGYNPTAVAFVPISGWHGDNMLEPSTKMPWFKGWAVERKEGKADGKCLIEALDAILPPSRPTDKPLRLPLQDVYKIGGIGTVPVGRVETGVLKPGTVVVFAPVNLTTEVKSVEMHHEALPEAVPGDNVGFNVKNVSVKELRRGYVAGDTKNAPPKGAADFTAQVIVLNHPGQISNGYTPVLDCHTAHIACKFSEIKEKVDRRSGKSTEDNPKSIKSGDAAIVILVPSKPLCVESFQEFPPLGRFAVRDMRQTVAVGVIKSVNFKDATGGKVTKAAEKATKAKK; encoded by the coding sequence ATGGGTAAGGAGAAGACTCATATTaacatcgtcgtcatcggaCACGTCGATTCCGGCAAGTCGACCACCACCGGTCATTTGATCTACAAATGCGGCGGTATCGACAAGCGTACCATCGAGAAGTTCGAGAAGGAAGCCCAGGAGATGGGCAAGGGTTCCTTCAAGTACGCCTGGGTGTTGGACAAACTGAAGGCTGAGCGTGAGCGTGGTATCACCATCGATATCGCCCTGTGGAAGTTCGAAACCTCCAAGTACTACGTCACCATCATCGACGCCCCTGGACATCGTGATTTCATCAAGAACATGATCACCGGAACGTCGCAGGCTGATTGCGCTGTGCTGATCGTTGCTGCCGGTACTGGCGAGTTCGAGGCCGGTATCTCCAAGAACGGACAGACCCGCGAGCACGCCCTGCTGGCCTTCACCCTCGGTGTGAAGCAGCTGATCGTTGGTGTGAACAAGATGGACTCGACCGAGCCCCCGTACAGCGAGGCCCGTTTCGAGGAAATCAAGAAGGAAGTGTCCTCGTACATCAAGAAGATCGGTTACAACCCGACCGCTGTTGCCTTCGTGCCCATCTCCGGATGGCACGGCGACAACATGCTGGAACCGTCCACCAAGATGCCCTGGTTCAAGGGATGGGCCGTTGAGCGCAAGGAAGGCAAGGCCGACGGCAAGTGCCTGATCGAGGCTCTGGACGCCATTCTGCCCCCGTCCCGCCCGACCGACAAGCCGCTGCGTCTGCCCCTGCAGGACGTGTACAAAATCGGCGGTATCGGAACGGTACCGGTCGGTCGTGTGGAAACCGGTGTGCTGAAGCCCGGTACCGTGGTTGTGTTTGCTCCGGTTAACCTGACCACTGAAGTCAAGTCCGTTGAAATGCATCACGAAGCCCTGCCCGAGGCTGTGCCCGGAGACAACGTTGGTTTCAACGTGAAGAACGTGTCGGTCAAGGAATTGCGTCGTGGCTACGTCGCCGGTGACACCAAGAACGCTCCCCCCAAGGGCGCTGCCGACTTCACCGCTCAGGTCATCGTGCTGAACCACCCGGGACAGATCTCGAACGGCTACACTCCGGTGCTCGATTGCCACACCGCACATATTGCGTGCAAGTTCTCCGAAATCAAGGAGAAGGTCGATCGTCGTTCTGGCAAGTCCACCGAGGACAACCCGAAATCGATCAAGTCCGGCGATGCCGCCATCGTCATCCTGGTCCCGTCGAAGCCGCTGTGCGTCGAGTCGTTCCAGGAGTTCCCGCCTCTGGGACGTTTCGCCGTGCGTGACATGCGACAGACCGTCGCCGTCGGTGTCATCAAGTCGGTCAACTTCAAGGATGCCACGGGTGGCAAGGTCACCAAGGCCGCTGAGAAGGCCACCAAGGCCAAGAAATAG
- the LOC131263727 gene encoding E3 SUMO-protein ligase NSE2-like isoform X3, protein MNMFEANCRKVSDSLNNTVRLAAEYGDDSTKNVKLYTDLVERICEIESKITVHRKAMSEASREQFVDSFNKRYDAGMDKKKPQVRGQKRFKDFLQYAKPLLNPTLAGPSQEETIDDELIIEGDVGNLVDPITKRPLVIPVRNKQCNHVYEKSAIEEMLQMNRKTRCPVMGCAAQGFVQPQLLEVDVKLQQQLMQNRTLG, encoded by the exons ATGAACATGTTTGAGGCGAACTGTCGCAAAGTTAGCGACAGTCTGAACAACACGGTTCGACTGGCAGCCGAGTATGGAGACGATT CTACTAAAAATGTTAAACTATACACCGATCTCGTGGAACGCATTTGCgaaattgaaagtaaaatcACCGTCCATCGGAAGGCTATGTCGGAAGCGTCTCGAGAGCAGTTTGTAGATAGTTTCAACAAG CGCTACGATGCTGGAATGGATAAAAAGAAACCTCAAGTACGAGGTCAAAAAAGATTCAAGGATTTTTTGCAGTACGCCAAACCGCTTCTAAATCCTACTCTGGCAGGACCTTCGCAGGAGGAAACAATAGACGATGAATTGATTATCGAAGGTGACGTAGGCAACTTGGTCGATCCAATTACAAAACGGCCACTCGTAATCCCAGTACGGAACAAGCAGTGCAATcatgtttatgaaaaaagtGCCATTGAAGAAATGCTACAAATGAACCGCAAGACCCGTTGCCCAGTGATGGGCTGCGCGGCTCAAGGTTTTGTTCAGCCACAACTTTTAGAAGTGGATGTTAAATTGCAGCAACAATTGATGCAAAACCGTACCTTAG GCTAA
- the LOC131263714 gene encoding poly(A)-specific ribonuclease PARN-like isoform X1, producing MEITKKNFNDELPSIREAIQEASFFAMDCEFTGLASDRLIFPFDTPEEVYLKTIEASPQYIIVQFGLCAFRVEPPAEGDESKAPPRVTYKCYNFYCYPKGRTHVFSCQGESMRFLADNGFDFNKLFREGLSYASEADEQRFRAEVKERQAARAAVLQAAADENSTETDSKPTESDISMIPVPEENQQQVDDTDARISAFLQSEEKELIVGNGNAFQRKLIYQMIEQRYTGKVSTSTVTLEDNQKAIKVERKRTAEAEQAFEQERIAKENEELDSKVGLSLVLQELSKARKLIVGHNMLLDLLYILRQFFKPLPTDYKEFKKLTKEIFPIILDTKYLCTNAEIKVNVNSSVLAHVYDAVRQPPFSIPDVKPALPAHEYNVENGKQHEAGYDAYLTGMCFLGLVSRFEVDLQNPTKDPVLRKYLNRIFILRLADINYIYLNGSEPTHSRDHVFYVTFPETWRSNDLVAKFKPFGSVHLTWMDNTSAFVTLHNRTASSLVLKTIGYHTGFSIYSFAQFSQMKLQHTGVKRGRNSSTGAVATGSSEPGGKSDANGQKKEKEEAKKQKVADNGAKRTADDKKPDDDPAGGGWQTVKRSRTTFKDNDEW from the exons ATGGAAATCACCAAGAAAA ATTTCAACGATGAATTACCGTCCATTCGGGAGGCCATCCAGGAAGCGTCATTCTTTGCGATGGACTGCGAGTTTACCGGCTTAGCATCCGATCGTTTAATCTTTCCGTTCGATACTCCGGAGGAGGTGTATCTGAAGACAATCGAAGCTAGCCCTCAGTACATAATAGTCCAATTTGGTTTGTGCGCGTTCCGCGTCGAACCGCCGGCAGAGGGGGATGAGAGTAAGGCACCACCTCGAGTGACCTACAAATGCTACAATTTCTACTGCTACCCGAAAGGGCGCACGCATGTATTCAGCTGCCAGGGGGAAAGTATGCGATTTTTGGCGGACAATGGTTTCGATTTCAACAAACTGTTTCGCGAAGGCCTATCGTATGCTTCCGAAGCCGACGAGCAGCGTTTCCGTGCGGAAGTGAAAGAGCGTCAAGCAGCACGAGCGGCCGTGCTACAGGCGGCTGCCGATGAGAACTCTACCGAAACAGATTCGAAGCCAACAGAGTCGGACATCAGTATGATTCCGGTGCCGGAGGAAAATCAGCAGCAAGTGGACGATACTGATGCACGCATCAGCGCATTTTTACAGTCGGAGGAAAAGGAACTCATTGTAGGAAATGGCAATGCATTCCAGCGAAAACTCATATATCAGATGATTGAACAGCGTTACACGGGAAAAGTGTCCACTTCGACTGTAACGCTCGAGGACAACCAGAAAGCCATCAAGGTGGAACGGAAACGTACTGCTGAGGCAGAACAAGCCTTCGAACAAGAGCGAATAGCTAAGGAGAATGAGGAGTTGGATTCGAAGGTTGGCCTTTCCTTGGTACTGCAGGAGCTTTCGAAGGCACGCAAGCTCATTGTTGGTCATAACATGCTGCTGGATTTGCTGTACATTCTGAGACAGTTTTTCAAACCACTGCCAACTGACTACAAAGAGTTCAAGAAGCTGACAAAAGAAATATTCCCTAT aatACTGGACACTAAGTACCTGTGCACAAATGCAGAGATTAAAGTCAACGTAAATTCGTCCGTGCTAGCGCACGTGTACGATGCGGTTAGACAACCGCCGTTTTCCATTCCGGATGTAAAACCTGCACTGCCGGCCCACGAGTATAACGTGGAAAACGGTAAGCAGCATGAAGCTGGCTATGATGCGTATCTGACTGGAATGTGCTTCCTGGGACTTGTAAGCCGATTCGAAGTCGATCTGCAGAATCCCACGAAAGATCCCGTGttgagaaaatatttgaacAG AATTTTCATCTTACGGCTTGCAGACATTAATTACATATATCTTAATGGGAGCGAAC CTACACACTCCCGGGATCACGTGTTTTACGTAACCTTCCCAGAGACCTGGCGGTCGAACGACCTGGTTGCCAAGTTCAAACCCTTCGGATCTGTACACTTAACCTGGATGGATAACACGTCAGCGTTTGTCACGTTGCACAATCGCACTGCCTCGAGCTTGGTATTAAAAACCATCGGCTACCATACCGGATTTTCGATCTACAGTTTCGCTCAGTTCTCGCAGATGAAATTGCAA CACACTGGAGTTAAACGAGGACGAAACAGTTCGACTGGTGCAGTTGCAACAGGATCAAGTGAGCCTGGAGGAAAGAGTGATGCAAacggacaaaaaaaagaaaaagaagaagctaaaaagcaaaaagtaGCCGATAACGGAGCGAAGCGTACGGCCGACGATAAGAAACCGGACGACGATCCAGCCGGCGGTGGCTGGCAAACGGTAAAGAGATCCCGAACAACCTTCAAGGATAACGACGAATGGTAA
- the LOC131263727 gene encoding E3 SUMO-protein ligase NSE2-like isoform X2 — protein sequence MNMFEANCRKVSDSLNNTVRLAAEYGDDSTKNVKLYTDLVERICEIESKITVHRKAMSEASREQFVDSFNKRYDAGMDKKKPQVRGQKRFKDFLQYAKPLLNPTLAGPSQEETIDDELIIEGDVGNLVDPITKRPLVIPVRNKQCNHVYEKSAIEEMLQMNRKTRCPVMGCAAQGFVQPQLLEVDVKLQQQLMQNRTLVCYSIT from the exons ATGAACATGTTTGAGGCGAACTGTCGCAAAGTTAGCGACAGTCTGAACAACACGGTTCGACTGGCAGCCGAGTATGGAGACGATT CTACTAAAAATGTTAAACTATACACCGATCTCGTGGAACGCATTTGCgaaattgaaagtaaaatcACCGTCCATCGGAAGGCTATGTCGGAAGCGTCTCGAGAGCAGTTTGTAGATAGTTTCAACAAG CGCTACGATGCTGGAATGGATAAAAAGAAACCTCAAGTACGAGGTCAAAAAAGATTCAAGGATTTTTTGCAGTACGCCAAACCGCTTCTAAATCCTACTCTGGCAGGACCTTCGCAGGAGGAAACAATAGACGATGAATTGATTATCGAAGGTGACGTAGGCAACTTGGTCGATCCAATTACAAAACGGCCACTCGTAATCCCAGTACGGAACAAGCAGTGCAATcatgtttatgaaaaaagtGCCATTGAAGAAATGCTACAAATGAACCGCAAGACCCGTTGCCCAGTGATGGGCTGCGCGGCTCAAGGTTTTGTTCAGCCACAACTTTTAGAAGTGGATGTTAAATTGCAGCAACAATTGATGCAAAACCGTACCTTAG TGTGCTATAGTATCACATGA
- the LOC131265322 gene encoding C-type lectin 37Da-like translates to MEVSRVFLVVIVVCILAERGTLQSEQVFALERQKSYYFGSTFKINWFKAAEFCRSRGMFLVSVINQEHLEEIVSFVNNSGIFVTANEIVLWTSGNDLGEEGQFHWASTGDRLTLNVWGANEPNNIKFEDGWTEDCVQLKIETYENDKTKLKSKFNDVSMWHGEEREPVVRYLASINYI, encoded by the exons ATGGAAGTAAGTCGTGTGTTTCTTGTCGTCATTGTGGTTTGTATCCTTGCGGAAAGAGGTACTCTGCAAAGTGAACAGGTGTTTGCTTTGGAGCGTCAGAAGTCGTATTACTTCGGATCTACGTTCAAG ATTAATTGGTTCAAAGCAGCGGAGTTCTGCCGCAGTCGCGGGATGTTCCTCGTATCCGTTATCAATCAAGAACACCTCGAAGAAATAGTAAGCTTCGTGAACAACAGTGGCATCTTCGTAACGGCCAATGAAATCGTTCTATGGACATCGGGAAATGACTTGGGTGAAGAGGGACAATTCCACTGGGCGTCGACGGGCGATCGGCTCACTCTGAATGTGTGGGGGGCAAATGAACCAAACAATATCAAGTTTGAAGACGGCTGGACGGAAGATTGTGTGCAACTAAAAATAGAAACGTATGAAAACGACAAAACCAAGTTGAAGTCGAAGTTTAACGAT GTGTCCATGTGGCACGGCGAAGAACGTGAACCGGTGGTAAGATACTTGGCCAGTATCAATTACATCTAA